The genomic segment ACGAGACGGTCACGTTGTTCGTCGGGGTCTACGAGGAGCCCGAGGAGACGACCACCACCACGACGTCGACCCGCCCGACCACCACCACGACGACGCCGACGACGCCGGAAGAGGAGGATGCCCCCTGATGCGGGTCGCGGTCCTACTCGGCGGGCGCTCGAGCGAGCACGATGTCTCGCTGCGATCGGGTGCGTCGGTGGCCGAAGGCCTGCGCGCCGCCGGCCACGAGGTGGTCGAGGTCCTGATCTCGCGTGACGGGCGCTGGAGCGTCGACGGCGAGGAGATCGATCTGCGGGCCGGCGGAGGACTGCTCGGCGCGGATGCCGCGTTCCCCGTCCTGCACGGCCCGTTCGGCGAGGACGGCAGCGTCCAGGGAACTCTCGAGACGCTCGACGTGCCCTACGCGGGGCCGGGCGTGCTCTGCGCGGCGGTTGCGATGGACAAGCTCGTCTTCAAGCGCCTGCTCGCCTACGAGGGACTCCCCCAGGTCGAGTTCTGCGCCGTCGGCGAGGACGGCTGGCGTGAGCGCGTCGCCGCCATGGGCAGGCCGCTGTGGGTCAAGCCCTCGCGGCTCGGCTCGAGCGTCGGGATCTCGAAGGTCGAGGGCGGCGAGGCGGAGCTCGACGCCGCGATCGCCGCCGCCGCCGCACACGACCCGCGCGTGATCGTCGAGGCCCACTGCCCGTGGCCCGAGGTCGAGTGCTCGGTCAC from the Thermoleophilia bacterium SCSIO 60948 genome contains:
- a CDS encoding D-alanine--D-alanine ligase, with amino-acid sequence MRVAVLLGGRSSEHDVSLRSGASVAEGLRAAGHEVVEVLISRDGRWSVDGEEIDLRAGGGLLGADAAFPVLHGPFGEDGSVQGTLETLDVPYAGPGVLCAAVAMDKLVFKRLLAYEGLPQVEFCAVGEDGWRERVAAMGRPLWVKPSRLGSSVGISKVEGGEAELDAAIAAAAAHDPRVIVEAHCPWPEVECSVTGNSTIAGAPVDTSLPGRIVFDADWYDYEAKYSDGGMRLEVPAAIGDAGVAQVRELAERVFRLVDGTGLARCDFFVSPDGEVLVNEINTIPGFTATSVFGKLFEATGVAYPELCDRLIRLAVERHAAERAFEF